A region of the Pedococcus aerophilus genome:
GACGGGGACGATGTTCTGCGGGGGGACCGGACCGATGGCCTTGCTGTCGGGCTGGCCCTGGACGCCGCCGTTGAGGATGCCGGTGGAGGAGGACACGGCCGTGGGCTCACCGAAGTACTGCTCGAGGCCGTTGGACAGGGCGATGAGCTTGGCCTGGTCGACCTGGCTGATCGCGAAGAGCACGATGAACAACGCCATGAGCAGGGTGATCATGTCGGCGTAGCTGAGCAGCCAGCGTTCGGCGTTCTCGTGCTCGGCCTCCTCGTGGTCCTCGGCGCGCCGGCGGCCACCGCCGCCGGGCCGCGAGCTCACGCCGCTTCCTTGGCCAGGTCCCCGCCGTCGCTGGCGAGGGCGGCGCGCAGGCGCTTCTCGACGACCCGGGGGCTGGTGCCGGACTGGATCGCCAGGACGCCCTCGAGCAGCAGCTCCATGTGGGCGATCTCCGCCTCGCTGATGCGCTTGAGCTTGCTGGAGATCGGCAGCCACATCGCGTTGGCGCTCATGACGCCCCACAGGGTCGCGACGAACGCGCTCGCGATCAGCTCACCGAGCTTCTCCGGCGCGCCGAGGTTGCCCAGGACGTGGATGAGGCCGATGACGGTGCCGATGATGCCGATCGTCGGGGCGTAGCCGCCCATGTCGGCGAAGAACTTGATGCCGAGCTTGTCACGCTTGCGACGCGTGGAGATCTGGGTGTGCAGGACGTCGTAGATCTCGTCGGCGTCGGTGCCGTCGACGGTCATCTCGATGCCGTCGCGCAGGAACGGGTCCTCGATGCTGCGGGCCTTCTCCTCCAGCGCCAGCAGGCCTTCGCGGCGGGCGACGTCGGCCATGGCCACGAGCTCCTCGACGACGGCGTCGCTCTTGGGCTCCTTGACGGTGAACGCGCGCATGAGCTGCTTGCCGATGATGGCCATGTCGGTGATGAAGCCACCGGCCATCGCGGCGCCGATGCTCCCGACGAAGACCAGGATGATCGGCGGCAGCAGCAGGATGGACGTGGGCGAGGCGCCCTCCATGATGAGGGAGGCGACCACCGCCACGAAGATGACGACGATGCCGAGCAGGGTTGCGATCTCCATGTCACACGTCCGAGTCGGGGACGGCGTGGAGGGTGGCCCGCTGAGAGGGCGAGTGCTGGACGAAGTCGGCGGCAGAGATGACCGCGGCGCGGAAGTCGCGCACCTCGGCCACGACCTGCTCGACCGACTCGGTCACCACGTACCGCGTCCCACCCACGAGGGTGATGACGGTGTCGGGCGTGGCCTCGACACGTTCGATGAGGTCGGGGTTGAGTGCGAAACAGGTGCCGTTACGGCGCGTGACAGCGATCATGGTGCGTCCATCCTTGGGTCCAAACACGCGCAACCATCCGTGGTGCGCACTTCTCTCATCGGCAACCCCGCGGCATACCTGAGGTCTGTTCCCTCCCCGCTTTGTGCCAGTTCCGCGGCGGGTATGGCGCCGGGCACGGCGATGGGCACGGCGATGGGTGGTGGGGCGCGGCTCTCCCGCACCCCACCACCCGTGGGACCTCCTGAGCCGACCGGCTCAGCGCTTGAGGTTGACCAGGTCCTGGAGGATCTCGTCGGAGGCCGAGATCACGCGGGAGTTGGCCTGGAAGCCGCGCTGGGCGACGACGAGGTTGGTGAACTCCTGCGCGAGGTCGACGTTGCTCATCTCGAGGACACCGCTGTTGAGCAGGCCGCGGCCGCCGCTGCCGGCGATGCCCACCTGGGGCTGACCGGAGTTGGCGCTGTTGCGGTACATCGAGTCGCCGGCCTTCTCGAGGCCACCGGGGTTGGCGAAGTTGGCGACGGCCACCTGGCCGAGCTTCTCCGTCAGGCCGTTGGAGAAGACACCGATGAGGACGCCGTTGGTGTCCATGGTGAAGCTCTGCAGCTGCCCCATGGTCGTGCCGTCCTGGGTGCGGGCGGCGGCCGAGCTCTGGCCGGCGTACTGCGTCAGCGGGGTCTGGTCGCCACCGATGGTCATGGTGACGTTGGCGCCGAAGGAGTACCCGGCCGTCCCCATCGCGGCGCTGCTCAGCGTCATCGTGTCGGTGTTGAACTTCTCCGTCGCCGGGTTCCACGTGAGGTTGGTCGTGCCGACGGTCACCGGCGAGCCGTTGCTGCCGGGGACGGTGGTCGTCGCGGTCCAGGCGTTGGCGGCGGTCTTGGTGTAGGTGGTCGTGGCCGGGACGGTCCGACCCTGGCCGTCGACGATGTCGATGCCGTGGGTGACGGTGGCGCCGACCGCGGCGTCGGCCGGCAGGTTGCCGCCGAGGTCGATGTTCGCGGTCTCCTTCGGGGGGAGCACCTGGCCGAACGGCAGGCGCAGGCCCGTCGTGGAGGTGTTGGTGTCGATCCGGCCGTTGGCGGCGGGCCACCCCTGGACGGTCGCGCCCTCGGGCGTGGTCAGGTTGCCGAGGGCGTCGAAGGAGAACGCGCCGGCGCGGGTGTACATCGTCTGGCCGTCGCGCTGGACCACGAAGAAGCCGTCACCCTGGATGGCCATGTCGCCCTGGCGGCCGGTCACCTGGGTGCTGCCCTGGGTGAAGTTCGTCGTGATGCCGGCGACCTTGACGCCGAGGCCGACCTGCGCGGCGTTGGTGCCACCGCCGCCCTGGGCCGCGCCACCGGAGTTGCGGATGGCCTGGCTGAGGGTGTCCTCGAAGACGGTCTGGCTGGACTTGTAGCCCGTGGTGTTGACGTTGGCGATGTTGTTGCCGATGACGTCCATCATCGTCTGGTGGCTGCGCAGACCGGAGACGGCGGAGAAGAGCGAGCGAAGCATGTTCAGTCCTTTGCGGGGTGTGAGGGGTTAGGACGCGGAGGGGGAGGTGGCGGTGCCGACCTCGGAGACGGTGCTGAGCGGCACCTCGGTGTCGTTCACGATGAGCTTCGGCCCGGCAGCGGTGAGCTTGACCGAGTCGACGGTGCCGCTGGCGGTGGAGCTGCCCACGGAGTAGGTGACGCGCTGGCCCACGAGGGTCAGGGCGTTGAGGCTGTTCTGTCCCGCGATCACCGCGGCGTTCTGCTCCACCAGCTCGTGGAGGGTCTCGACCATCTGCATCTGCGCGGTCTGCGCCATGAAGGCAGCGCTGTCGACCGGCTTGCTCGGGTCCTGGTACTTCAGCTGCGCGACGAGGAGCTTGAGGAACGCGTCCCCGGTCATCTCGTTGCTCGCCGAGCTCGTGGAGGTCCCCTGCGTCGCACCAGCCGTGTTGGCCGCCGCCTGGGCGTTGAACGCCGCGGCGGTCGCCGCGGGGTTCGAACCGATCGGGATCGTCATGGACGGACTCACATTCTGACGTCGAGGGCGACGTCGCTGGGCAGGGATCGGGAGGTGGGGTTCGGGGTGGCCGGACCGGTGTCGGCACCGCGGTGCCCCGGTATGGCGCCGTGCCCGGCTCGCGGTGCAGCTCCGCTCCCGGCGCCGGTACCGGAACCGGCACCTGCTTGGCCGAACAGGTCGGGCGAACCGGACTGGACGTCCATGCCCGCCGTGCGCAGACCGGTCTGCTCCAGCTGGGCCCGGAGCTCGGGCAGGCCCTGGCGCAGGGTCTCGCGGGTGGCGGCGTCCGCGGCGACGAGGTGAAGGGCGACCTCTCCCCCGCTCAGGGTGAGCTGGACCCGGACCTTGCCGAGGTTCTCGGGCTCGAGGTGCACGGTGACCTGGTGGGTGCCGTCGGGCGCGGTGAACATCGGGGACATCGCGTTGAGGACCTGGGTCTGCGGGGGCAGCGGCACCACGGGGTTCGCGAGGGGGGCCGTCGTGACGGGGACCGCCGACGCCGTTCCCGTGGTGGGGGCTGTCGGCACCGTGGCAGCAGCGGCGAGGTCGACACCGGTGGGCACGGCGCTCGCCGGGGCGAGGACGGGGCTCGTCGCGACCGCCGTCACAGGGATGCTGCCGACGGTGGTCGCGTCCACGGACGTCGTGACCGCGGTGAGGCCGTCGGTGCCGGCCGGGGCGGTGGCGCCTGCGGCGTCGGTGCCGAGTCCGGCCCGCGCTCCCGCGCCGCCGAGGGCGGGCGGACGGCCATGGACGAGCGTGGGCACGAGCGCACCGTCGCCCTGGCCGCTGCCCGTCTGCCCGGCTCCGGTCCCGTCGGCGCCTGCCTGTCCCGAGCCCGCCGTGGCGGTAGGGGTGGTGGACGGGCCCGTGGTGGTGCCCTCGGTGGTCGGCTGGGAGGTGGACGTCGAGCTCGCGGCAGCCTGCCCGGCCGCCTGGCCGACGGCCTGCGTGCCGACGGCCGAGCCGGGGGCGCCGGACGTGCCGGCAGGGGTCGACACAGCGGTAGTGCCGACGGAGTCGGTGGGCGTAGCGGCCGCGTGGCCGACATCGGTCGCTGCCGAGCCCTCGGCCTGGGTGGCCGGCGCCACCACGGTGGCGGGGGCCGCCGACGCGGCGGTGACCGAGCCGGCGCTCGACGAGACGCCGTCGACACCGGGGGCAGCGGCACCGGAGCCACCTGCGGGCGAGGTCGTGGGACCGGCGGGCACCGCGCCGCTCGCAGCCGGAACGGTGGCCGCCGACGCGGCCGAGGACGCGACCTGGGCGGCGGGCTGCTGCACCGGCTGGGGCTCGCTGCCCGAGGACGGCTGCGACGCGGGAGCGACCTCGGTCGAGTCCTTCCCGGACGGACGGTCGGGACGCTCGAACACGGTGTCCACGACCGGGCGTTGGCTCCGCTCGCTCACCGCGGAGCGATCGCGGGGGTCCGCGGGGTCGCTGCGCTCGTGCACCTGGCGCTCGTGCACGGGGCGCTCGTGCACGGGGCGCTCGTGCACGGGGCGGGGGTGCGTCGAGCGGGTCTGGCCCGGGCGGCCGGAGTCGAGCTGGGAGCGGATGGCGACCTCGAAGCTCGCCCCGTCGTCCGAGGCGGCACTGCGCCCGCCGGGCTTCGCGGGGGCCACCGCGGCAGGTGCCGGGATGGTCACGTCGACGCGACTCATGCCGCTCCTCCCATGTAGCCGATGACCTTCTGGACGTACTGCTGGGTCTCCCGGTAGGGCGGGACACCGCCGTAGCGCTGCACCGCACCCGGGCCGGCGTTGTAGGCGGCGAGCGCCAGGGACGTCGAACCGAACCTGTCGAGGTGGCTGGCGAGCAGGCGGGCCGCACCGTCGATCGCCTGCGCCGGGTTGCGCGGGTCCACGCCGAGGCCGCGGGCGGTGGCCGGCATGATCTGCATGAGCCCGATGGCCCCGGCGTGGCTGACCGCGGAGGGGTTGAAGCCGCTCTCCGCCTTGGCGACCGAGGTGAGCAGGGCGACCGGGACGTCATACCGCTGCGCGGCACTGGCGAACAGGCTGCGGAACTGTGCGGGCACGTCGGAGGCCACACCACGCGTCGAGACGCCGGTCGCGGAAGACGCGGCGGAGGCAGCCGCCGAGGTCGTGAACGACTGCTCGGCGGGGGCGGCGATGCGACGGATGGCCGTGGGGGTCTTGTAGACGTCCTGGATCTTGACGTCCTGGCCGGCCCGGGGGGCGACGAGCATCTTGTGGTCGCCCACGTAGATGCCGATGTGGTCCACCGGGCTGCCGAAGGCGAGGAGGTCGCCCGGCTGGGCCTGGTCGAGGCTGGGGACCGCGGTGCCCATCCGCGCCTGGTCGGCGGCGACCCGCGGCAGGCGCACACCCACGTCGGCGAAGGCCCGCTGCACGAGGCCGGAGCAGTCCAGGCCCTTGGCCGGGTCGGTGCCGCCCCAGACGTAGGGGACGCCGAGGTACTTCTTGCCGGCCTCGACGGCGCGCGCGCCGACGTCACCGCTGGTGCTCGTGGTCGGGAAGCTCTGGACCCCCTGCGACTGAAGGGCTTTCGCCTGGTCCAGGACGGTGCCCAGCACCTGGTCGAAGGACGCCGGGGCCGAGCCCGACGTGGTGGTCGCCGAGCTGGTCCCGGCTGCGGCGCTGGTGCTCGCCGCGCTCGAGGTGGAGGTGGGGGCCACGACGGTGAACCGGCTCTGGATGGCGGCGATGCGGGCGAGGGCGCCCGCGGGGCCGACGGTGTCGATGCTCATGCCAGCACCCGCTTCAGCGCGCCGGCGCTCTCCTCGGCAGCTCGCTGGTCGGAGGCGAGCAGCTCGCGCAGGGCGATGAAGTCCTCGCGCTCGACGAGGCGCTCGAGGCCCGACGTGCGGGTCATCGCCTCGGTGAGCAGGGCACGGGCACGGTCGGACTCGCCCACGGCCATCTCGTGTCGGCTGCTGGTCACGGCGACCTGCTCGGCGCGACCACTGGCGAGGGCGCGGGCGGCGACGAACGCCGCTGCACCGACCACCCGGGGGGACGCGTCGACGTCGGCGTACCGCTGGCGGGCGGCGTCCGCGTGGCCCTCGGCAACGGCGGCGTCGGCGAGCGCCCGGGCGAGGTCCGCCTGACGGCGCTCCTCCTGGATCTTTCGCACCTTCAGCACGACGGCAAGGCGGTCACGGCGGGCACTCACAGCGCACCTGCCAGCTGGTGCAGGGCCGACCAGCTCTGGCCGAGGTCGGCGATGTCGTCGAGGTCCTGGCGCAGGAACAGGTCGATCGGGGCCGAGAACTGCAGGGCACGGTCGACCAGCGGGTTGCTCCCGGCGACGTAGGCACCGATCTCGACGAGGTCCTTGGCGTCGCGGCGGGCTGCGAGCAGCTGGCGCAGCGAGGAGACCGCGGCGCGCTGCGGGCCGTCGGTGAGGGCGCGGGTGGTGCGCGACACGGACTCGAGCACGTCGATGCAGGGGAAGTGGCCCGAGGTCGCGAGGCGGCGGTCGAGGACGATGTGGCCGTCGAGGATGGAGCGGACCGAGTCGGCGACCGGGTCGTTCATGTCGTCGCCCTCGACGAGGACGGTGTAGAGGCCCGTGATGCTGCCCGTGTGCGAGGTGCCCGCACGCTCGAGCAGGCGCGGCAGCAGCCCGAACACCGACGGCGGGTAGCCCCGGGTGGCCGGCGGCTCGCCGGCCGCGAGGCCGACCTCGCGCTGGGCCATGGCGACACGGGTGACGCTGTCCATGCAGAGCAGGACGTCCTGGCCCTGGTCGCGGAACCACTCGGCGATGCGGGTGGCGGTGAAGGCCGCGTGGAGGCGCACGAGCGCGGGCTCGTCGGAGGTCGCCACGACGACGACCGCGCGGGCCAGGCCCTCGGGTCCGAGGTCGTGCTCGACGAACTCGCGGACCTCACGGCCCCGCTCGCCGACCAGGGCCAGCACGCAGACCGGGGCCTCGGTGCCGCGGACCATCATCGAGAGCAGGCTCGACTTGCCGACGCCGGAGCCGGCGAAGATGCCCATGCGCTGCCCGCGCCCGCAGGGCACGAGGGTGTCGATGGCGCGGATGCCGAGGCCGAGCTGGGTGTCGATCCGGTCGCGGGTCATCGCCGGCGGCGGCGTGCCGTCGGAGGTCTCCCACGTCACGTCGGTGAGCTCGGGGCCACCGTCGATCGGGCGACCGAGCGCGTCCACGACCCGACCGATGAGCCCGGCGCCGACAGGGACCCGCAGGGGGCCACCGGTCGAGGCGACGACCGCACCGCGGCGCACACCGCGCAGGTCGGAGACGGGCAGGCAGCGGGCGGCGTCGCCGTCGAGGGCGACGACCTCGGCGAGGATCGGTCCCTGGTCGCCCATGACCTCGACGGCCTCGCCGACTGCGACGTCGAGGCCGGAGACCTCGATGCCGACACCGAGGGCGCGGGTGACGCGGCCGGTGACGCGCGGGCGGGCCGCGCGCAGGATGTCGTGGAGCACGGCGGTCATCGCGACAGCACCTCGCGGACGCGGACGAGCGCGGCGCCGATCTGGGCGTCGATCGTGCGGTCGCCGATGTCGACGACGCAGCCGCCGCGCTCGACGGTGGGGTCGGGGACGACCTGCACGGCGCAGCCGGGGGCGAGGTCGGCGATGGACTCGGGGGTGAGGTGGGTGTCGCCCGGGTTCAGGTGGACGGTGACGTCCGAGCCGCGGGGGATGTCGGTGAGTGCGCGCTCGACCGCGTCGCGGGCGGCGCAGTCGTCGACGAGCAGGTGGTGGCCGACGAGGGCCTCGGCGATCTCCACGGCCATGGGCACCGCGGCGGCACACAGGTCGCGCACCGTCGCGGACGCGGCGGCGTCAGCGACGGCGGCACGCAGCGACTCCAGGGTCGCGGCGAACTGCAGCCGGCGCTCGGCAGCCTCGGCCTCCTCGCGCTCCTGGGCCGCATGGAGCCAGGCCTCCTGCTCGCGGACGGCCTGGCGCACGCCCTCCTCGTAGCCGGCCTCGCGGCCCTCCTCGAACTGGCGGGCCGTCTCGGACAGGGCCCCGGAGCCGAGGACGGCGCTGGAGCGGGTGAACTGACGGGAGGTGAACAGGGCCGGCCGGACAGCGGTTGTGGCGGCACTGCGCAGCAGCACGGTCGAGGGGCGCAGGTCAGAGGACGAGGTCATCGCCGCCACCTCCCCGGGAGACGATGATGTCGCCGGACTCCTCGAGCGTGCGGATGAGGCGGATGATGGCCGCCTGGGCCTCCTCGACCTGCTTGAGGCGGACCGGGCCCATGACCTCGATCTCCTCGACGAGGCTGGCGCCGGCACGCTCGGACATGTTGCGCGTGATCTTGTCGCGCACCTCGGGCGAGACCCCCTTGAGCGCGAGCGCGAGGGCCTTGGTGTCGGCCTGGCGCAGGATGGCCTGCACGGCGCGGTCGTCGAGGTTGACGATGTCCTCGAACATGAACATGTGGGCGCGGACCTCTTCAGCGAGCTCGGGGTCACGCTGCTCGAGTCCCTCGAGGATGAGGCGCTCGGTGGAGCGCTCCGAGCTGTTGATGATGCCGACGAGCGGGCCGAGCCCACCGACGGAGGAGTAGTCCGAGCTCTGGACGAGGTTGGCCAGCCGGCGCTCGAGGTGGCCCTCGACCTGGCGGACGATCTCGGGCGAGGTGCGGTCCATCACCGCGAGGCGGTGGGCCACGTCGGCCTGCATGTCCTCGGGCAGGCCGGACAGGACGATGGCCGCCTGGTCCGCCGACATGTGCGCGAGCACGAGGGAGATGGTCTGCGGGTGCTCGTCCTGGAGGTAGGTGAGCAGCAGGCGCGCGTCGACGCGGCGCAGGAACGAGAACGGCGTCTGGGACAGGGACGTCGACAGCCGCGAGAGCACGTCCTTGGCACGCTCGGGGCCGAGCGTCTTGACGAGCATCTCCTCGGCGAGCTCGAGGCCGCCCTGGACGTAGTACTCCTGGGCGTTGACCATCGAGGAGAACTCCCCGAGCACGAGGTCCTGGGTGTGCAGGTCCGCACCGTCCAGGCGGGCGATCTCGGCCGTGAGGGCCTCGACCTCGCTGGGACGCAGGGACCGCAGCACGTGCGCGGAGTCCTCGCTGCCGAGCTGGACCAGCAGCACGGCGGCCTTGCGGAGCCCGGTGAGCTCCGTGGTCATCACGGTCATCAGCTGCCTTCCGCGATCCAGCCGCGCAGGAGGCGGGCCACGTCGTCGGGACGCTCGCGCGCCAGGGTGCCGATGGCCTCACGGGACTGCGCCCGCTGCTCCCCCGCCGTCTCGCGGTGGGGCAGGACGTTGCGCTGCTCGGCCTGCTCGAGGAGGGTGTCGACCGGCGCCGGTCCGGTGGGGACGCGGTAGACCTCGATCTCCTGCGGGGCAGCAGGGCCGGAGCGGCGGCGCGAGCGGATCAGGCCGATGATCAGGGCCAGCAGGATGAGGACGCCGAGGCCGACGGTCTTGCCGAGGCTGATCATGTCGGCGCGCTTCTTGTCGGCAGCTGCCGCCTCGAGCTCCTTCTGGGCCGACGCCGCGGCGGTGGTGTCGAAGGCCATCTGGCTGACCTCGACGACGTCACCGCGCTTGGGGTCCAGGCCGGCAGCGGCCGAGACGAGCGAGCTGAGCTGCGTGGTGTCGACGGAGCCGGCCGACTTGGCGTCGAGCAGGACGGCGACCGACAGCCGCTGGACCTTGCCCGGTGCCGTCGTGGTCTTCTCCTTGAGGGTGCCGACCGCGTTCGTCCGGGTGCTGTCCTCTTTGACGTAGTCGTTCTTGCCGGTGCCGTTGGTCGTCGTCCCGACGTTGTCGGGGCCGAGGACGCCACCGACCGGGGTGCCCCCGCCGGTGTAGCTCTCCTTGCTCTTGGTCTCCGTCAGCGTCGTGCCCGGCTTGGTGGGGACGTACTCCTGGCGGTCGATGGTCTGCTCGTCGAAGTTGAGGTCGGCGTCGACGCGGACCACGGCCTTGCCGGGACCGACGACCTTGTCGAGCATCGACTGGACGGCGGCGGCGGTCGCGTTGGCGACGGCGAGCTTCTGGGACTGGCGGGCGTCGGCACCGGCGGCGCCGCCACCACCCTCACCGGCGGCGTTGAGGACCTTGCCGCTGGCGTCGGCGACGGTGACCTGCTCGGGGTCGAGCTTCGGCACGGAGCCGGCGACGAGGTGGACGATCGAGTCGACCAGCGTGGAGGACAGCGTCGTGCCGGCCGAGGTCTTGACGAGGACCGAGCCGGTGGGCTTGGCCGCGTCCGTGGTGAACACGTCGTCCTGGGGCACGGCGAGGTGGACCACCGCGGCCTGGACGCCCTCGATCGACTCGATGGTCTTGGACAGCTCGCCCTCGAGGGCCCGCTGGTAGGTGACCTTCTGCTGGAAGTCGCTGCTCGTCATGCTCTGCTTGTCGAGCAGCGAGTAGCCCTGCGAGTTCGAGTCGCCGGCCGGCAGTCCCTCGCCGGAGAGGGTGATGCGGGTCTGGTAGACGTCGGCCTGCGGGACCATGACCGTCTGGCCGCCGTCGGCGAGCTCGTACGGCTCGCCGGACTCGGTGAGCTTGGCGGTGATGGCCGCGGCGTCGGTGGAGCTGAGGCCGGTGAAGACGGGCGCGTAGCTGGGCTTGCCCACCCAGGACACGAACATGACGCCGCCGACGACGACGGCCAGCGCGGCCACCGCGGTGACGACGCGCTGCCCCGGCGTGAAGCCGCCGAACAGCTTGCTGAAGCGGCCCAGGAGGGCCTTCGGGTCGAAGCCGTTCACATCGGCATCCTCATGATCTCGGTGAACGCCTCGACGGCCTTGTTGCGCACGGCGACGGTCAGCTGGGTGGCGACGGCCGCTTCATTCGCGGCGATCGTGTACTGGTGCACGTCCTGGAGCTGACCGGTGACCGCCTGGACGGCCATCTTGTCGCTCGTCTGGTGCAGGGAGTTGAGCTTCTCGATGCCCTGCTCGAGGGCGTTGCTGAACCCGGCGGGGTTCGCGGCAGCCGTCGGCGCGGTCGCGGTGACCGGCGGCAGGCTGCCGATCGCGGAGATGGGAGGGATGACCATGGTCAGCGGCCCAGCCCGATGGCCTGCTGGTACGCCGCCTGCGCCCGCTCGACCACGGCGAGGTTCGCCTGGTAGCCGCGCTGGGCCATCATCAGCTGGGTCATCTGGTCGCCCATGTCGATGTCGGGGAGACGGATGTAGCCCTCGGCGTCGGCCAGGGGGTGGTCGGGCTGGAAGACCATGCGGCCCTCGGCGTCACCGAACTGCACGCCGGCGACCCGGACACCCTCGGGCTTGCCGTACTCGCCGGCCTCCGCCACGACGTACCGCGCCTGGAAGGCGTTCTCGTTGGACGGGCGGACCGTGTTGATGTTGGCGATGTTGTCGGAGACGGCGTCCATCCACTTGCGGTGCAGGACCAGACCCGAGCCGGCGATGTTCATCGCCCCGAAGATGCCCATCAGGCGCTGCCGAGCGCGATGCGCATCCGCTGGAAGTGGTCGGTCATGGCCTGGACGCCGAGCTGGTAGGTCAGCCCGGTCTCAGCGCCGGCGAGGGTCTCCTCGTCGAGGTTGACGTTGTTGCCGTTCTCGCGGGTGGGCTCGAGGGAGCGCTGCGCGGTCGGGGTGGCCACCGAGGGGTCCTGCCCGTTGCCGAGGGCGGC
Encoded here:
- a CDS encoding FliI/YscN family ATPase, with amino-acid sequence MTAVLHDILRAARPRVTGRVTRALGVGIEVSGLDVAVGEAVEVMGDQGPILAEVVALDGDAARCLPVSDLRGVRRGAVVASTGGPLRVPVGAGLIGRVVDALGRPIDGGPELTDVTWETSDGTPPPAMTRDRIDTQLGLGIRAIDTLVPCGRGQRMGIFAGSGVGKSSLLSMMVRGTEAPVCVLALVGERGREVREFVEHDLGPEGLARAVVVVATSDEPALVRLHAAFTATRIAEWFRDQGQDVLLCMDSVTRVAMAQREVGLAAGEPPATRGYPPSVFGLLPRLLERAGTSHTGSITGLYTVLVEGDDMNDPVADSVRSILDGHIVLDRRLATSGHFPCIDVLESVSRTTRALTDGPQRAAVSSLRQLLAARRDAKDLVEIGAYVAGSNPLVDRALQFSAPIDLFLRQDLDDIADLGQSWSALHQLAGAL
- the fliG gene encoding flagellar motor switch protein FliG, yielding MTVMTTELTGLRKAAVLLVQLGSEDSAHVLRSLRPSEVEALTAEIARLDGADLHTQDLVLGEFSSMVNAQEYYVQGGLELAEEMLVKTLGPERAKDVLSRLSTSLSQTPFSFLRRVDARLLLTYLQDEHPQTISLVLAHMSADQAAIVLSGLPEDMQADVAHRLAVMDRTSPEIVRQVEGHLERRLANLVQSSDYSSVGGLGPLVGIINSSERSTERLILEGLEQRDPELAEEVRAHMFMFEDIVNLDDRAVQAILRQADTKALALALKGVSPEVRDKITRNMSERAGASLVEEIEVMGPVRLKQVEEAQAAIIRLIRTLEESGDIIVSRGGGGDDLVL
- the fliE gene encoding flagellar hook-basal body complex protein FliE, producing MVIPPISAIGSLPPVTATAPTAAANPAGFSNALEQGIEKLNSLHQTSDKMAVQAVTGQLQDVHQYTIAANEAAVATQLTVAVRNKAVEAFTEIMRMPM
- a CDS encoding motility protein A, whose product is MEIATLLGIVVIFVAVVASLIMEGASPTSILLLPPIILVFVGSIGAAMAGGFITDMAIIGKQLMRAFTVKEPKSDAVVEELVAMADVARREGLLALEEKARSIEDPFLRDGIEMTVDGTDADEIYDVLHTQISTRRKRDKLGIKFFADMGGYAPTIGIIGTVIGLIHVLGNLGAPEKLGELIASAFVATLWGVMSANAMWLPISSKLKRISEAEIAHMELLLEGVLAIQSGTSPRVVEKRLRAALASDGGDLAKEAA
- a CDS encoding flagellar hook assembly protein FlgD encodes the protein MTIPIGSNPAATAAAFNAQAAANTAGATQGTSTSSASNEMTGDAFLKLLVAQLKYQDPSKPVDSAAFMAQTAQMQMVETLHELVEQNAAVIAGQNSLNALTLVGQRVTYSVGSSTASGTVDSVKLTAAGPKLIVNDTEVPLSTVSEVGTATSPSAS
- a CDS encoding FliH/SctL family protein — protein: MTSSSDLRPSTVLLRSAATTAVRPALFTSRQFTRSSAVLGSGALSETARQFEEGREAGYEEGVRQAVREQEAWLHAAQEREEAEAAERRLQFAATLESLRAAVADAAASATVRDLCAAAVPMAVEIAEALVGHHLLVDDCAARDAVERALTDIPRGSDVTVHLNPGDTHLTPESIADLAPGCAVQVVPDPTVERGGCVVDIGDRTIDAQIGAALVRVREVLSR
- a CDS encoding flagellar hook protein FlgE — encoded protein: MLRSLFSAVSGLRSHQTMMDVIGNNIANVNTTGYKSSQTVFEDTLSQAIRNSGGAAQGGGGTNAAQVGLGVKVAGITTNFTQGSTQVTGRQGDMAIQGDGFFVVQRDGQTMYTRAGAFSFDALGNLTTPEGATVQGWPAANGRIDTNTSTTGLRLPFGQVLPPKETANIDLGGNLPADAAVGATVTHGIDIVDGQGRTVPATTTYTKTAANAWTATTTVPGSNGSPVTVGTTNLTWNPATEKFNTDTMTLSSAAMGTAGYSFGANVTMTIGGDQTPLTQYAGQSSAAARTQDGTTMGQLQSFTMDTNGVLIGVFSNGLTEKLGQVAVANFANPGGLEKAGDSMYRNSANSGQPQVGIAGSGGRGLLNSGVLEMSNVDLAQEFTNLVVAQRGFQANSRVISASDEILQDLVNLKR
- the fliF gene encoding flagellar basal-body MS-ring/collar protein FliF, with the protein product MNGFDPKALLGRFSKLFGGFTPGQRVVTAVAALAVVVGGVMFVSWVGKPSYAPVFTGLSSTDAAAITAKLTESGEPYELADGGQTVMVPQADVYQTRITLSGEGLPAGDSNSQGYSLLDKQSMTSSDFQQKVTYQRALEGELSKTIESIEGVQAAVVHLAVPQDDVFTTDAAKPTGSVLVKTSAGTTLSSTLVDSIVHLVAGSVPKLDPEQVTVADASGKVLNAAGEGGGGAAGADARQSQKLAVANATAAAVQSMLDKVVGPGKAVVRVDADLNFDEQTIDRQEYVPTKPGTTLTETKSKESYTGGGTPVGGVLGPDNVGTTTNGTGKNDYVKEDSTRTNAVGTLKEKTTTAPGKVQRLSVAVLLDAKSAGSVDTTQLSSLVSAAAGLDPKRGDVVEVSQMAFDTTAAASAQKELEAAAADKKRADMISLGKTVGLGVLILLALIIGLIRSRRRSGPAAPQEIEVYRVPTGPAPVDTLLEQAEQRNVLPHRETAGEQRAQSREAIGTLARERPDDVARLLRGWIAEGS
- a CDS encoding flagellar hook-length control protein FliK — translated: MSRVDVTIPAPAAVAPAKPGGRSAASDDGASFEVAIRSQLDSGRPGQTRSTHPRPVHERPVHERPVHERQVHERSDPADPRDRSAVSERSQRPVVDTVFERPDRPSGKDSTEVAPASQPSSGSEPQPVQQPAAQVASSAASAATVPAASGAVPAGPTTSPAGGSGAAAPGVDGVSSSAGSVTAASAAPATVVAPATQAEGSAATDVGHAAATPTDSVGTTAVSTPAGTSGAPGSAVGTQAVGQAAGQAAASSTSTSQPTTEGTTTGPSTTPTATAGSGQAGADGTGAGQTGSGQGDGALVPTLVHGRPPALGGAGARAGLGTDAAGATAPAGTDGLTAVTTSVDATTVGSIPVTAVATSPVLAPASAVPTGVDLAAAATVPTAPTTGTASAVPVTTAPLANPVVPLPPQTQVLNAMSPMFTAPDGTHQVTVHLEPENLGKVRVQLTLSGGEVALHLVAADAATRETLRQGLPELRAQLEQTGLRTAGMDVQSGSPDLFGQAGAGSGTGAGSGAAPRAGHGAIPGHRGADTGPATPNPTSRSLPSDVALDVRM
- a CDS encoding transglycosylase SLT domain-containing protein, which codes for MSIDTVGPAGALARIAAIQSRFTVVAPTSTSSAASTSAAAGTSSATTTSGSAPASFDQVLGTVLDQAKALQSQGVQSFPTTSTSGDVGARAVEAGKKYLGVPYVWGGTDPAKGLDCSGLVQRAFADVGVRLPRVAADQARMGTAVPSLDQAQPGDLLAFGSPVDHIGIYVGDHKMLVAPRAGQDVKIQDVYKTPTAIRRIAAPAEQSFTTSAAASAASSATGVSTRGVASDVPAQFRSLFASAAQRYDVPVALLTSVAKAESGFNPSAVSHAGAIGLMQIMPATARGLGVDPRNPAQAIDGAARLLASHLDRFGSTSLALAAYNAGPGAVQRYGGVPPYRETQQYVQKVIGYMGGAA
- a CDS encoding flagellar FlbD family protein; protein product: MIAVTRRNGTCFALNPDLIERVEATPDTVITLVGGTRYVVTESVEQVVAEVRDFRAAVISAADFVQHSPSQRATLHAVPDSDV